The Pan troglodytes isolate AG18354 chromosome 15, NHGRI_mPanTro3-v2.0_pri, whole genome shotgun sequence genomic sequence tgcccaagctggagtgcagcggtccatctcagctcactgcaaattctgtctcctggattcaagcaattctcctgtcttggcctcccgaatagctgggattacaggtgctgcaaccatgcctggctaatttttgtatttttagtagagacagagtttcacatattggccaggctggtctcgaactcttcacctcagatgatccacctgcctcagccaatgGGTGGAGTGTTAACTCAAAATGCGCACATTGAATACTGAGGAAAATGTATAGCCATCATCACCAGCAGCTGAGATGCCAGTTGAGATACCAGGAATACCCCAGCATGTAACTCCTCTtttaattcacacacacacacacacacacacacactcatggtaACCAGTTCAGGATGCACACAGAAACAGTCACAGTCTTTTTTGGGAACACACTCCCCTGTGACACTTAGATCCTAATGCTGACTCCAATTCCCCCCTGGGACCTCCCCTCTCCTTGCAGAATGCTGGGCTTTCCCTTAGAAAACCCCATGTCATTTCCTTCAATGGAACATGAATCAGCTTCACCCACAGTGTCTGCAGGTCTCTGTCCATAGCAAACgtttttattaccttaaaatatagatttttacctTAACTAGCCAAGACCTAGGACCCTTTTTCCAGGCTCTTTTAGATGAagtaataaatgcaaatattagagatgtgtatatgtgtataaatataaggAGAAAAGATGTTGCCTAGTTGTACAAATTAGCTTTAATAAAACTcctgatttaaattatttaattgtgAGAAGGGCGATTCTAACTCAACACACCAACGAAATAAAAGCCTTATCCCTCTGCTCCACCAAAATATCCCATTtagggcctgtgtgtgtgtgtacacacacgtgtgcactcaTCCCCACCTGACCgtatcaaattattatttaaactagATATTTTTACTTCGTTGCATAGTAGTAATGGTTTctggaatgaaaaaataaaaaacaggagaaTAAAACTGTTTAAATGTATCTCCGGGTGAACGCTGTGGCCACTGCACGGACCCCGCCGATGGCGCCCAGTACCTGCGTCTCAGGAAGAGGTTCTGGCGGGTCCTCCGCCTGAGGCCGCGCCCCTCGTACCTGTCCCGCGTCCACGTGAACGCGGAGCGCAGCATTCACCATCCCCTCCCTGAAACAGCGGTCCCCGAAGTGCTCCACAGGCAGGGCCGAGCTGGGCAAGGGGGAGCCCAGCCCCTGCACGGGCCGCCCTGAGCGGCGGAGACGCAGGAAGAGCTCGCCGGCTCCACCAGCCCCTACCCCAGATGCGGGACCTCAGACCAGCGAGGACCTGGAGCCCCCGCCCCACGGTTGCCAGGAGGCGGACAGGGGCAGCTCCTGGGGGGCTACCGCCCCGAGGCCATTCCGCCAGAACTTGAGCGACCTGGGAAGGCGCAGTGCCCTGCCCTTGAAGAGGAACCTGTGTCCTGGAGGCAGCAGCCTGGGAGCTCCTCCTCCGAGGACACGGCAGAGGCGAGTGACTCTGGCGGCGCAGGGCTGGCTTTCCCGTCCACGGAGGAGAGCTGTGGGGCTGGGTGAGCTGGACCAGGAAGCACGGCTGGCTGCTCTCGGCCTCCGATGGGGAGTGGACAGCTTAGGGGGTTGCCGCCGTGCCAGCCGGCCTGCTGGCCACTCTGGGCTTCATCACAGCCTCACCTGCCTGCGCAGGCACCTAGCACTGCAGGCTGGAGCTTCTGGCCATGCTGGTCAACTTCCCCAACGAGCCTCTGCTGCCTGGGAACAGCAAGGCCAGAGCTACACCGCCCTGCACTTGGCAGCCATGTACCTTGGAGATGGTGAAGCTGCTAGTGGGGACATAGGACGCCGATGTGGATATCAGGGACTACATTGGGAAAAGGGCCTCCCAGCATGTGAGTCAGAGCATCACAGAAGAGATTGAGACCCTGATGGGAGTCCTGGACAAGGACGATGGGGAGAGCACCGCCAGCAGCGGGGGTGGGTACTGGAAGATTTAAAAGCTGCCCCCTCCATCTCACCACCTACAAACTCTGACACGTCCTGGAAGATGGGTGGACCCTCTCCACCATCACCACTTGGCTGAAGGTGGTCCAGACGTGAAGCCAAGGATTCCAGGGCGCACAGCCTCGGGCAGGACTAATGGACTTAAAAAACACAGGCTCAACAAAATCCACTTCACAAcccagatggttcacatcacaccCTCTTTCAGGGACCCAGAGCAACCACTGGAAGAGAAGGAGTAGGAACACTCTCTTAAAGGCCACTTATCCTATTCCTTCAAATTAAGaccaaagtccaatgtatttaggtaaaaaataatttcttttagaaaatgctaaggtttgtcttctgaaatttaataacagaaacaaaaaaagaacattagacGTCAGGAAGTGAGACCAGAAAAGACAAACTAAACTATCCTTACTAGGTTGGAATGGATGGGGTGGAGTTCCCATCAGGTTAGCATTCCAgggaaagtgttttttttgtttgtttgtttgtttttgttgttgttgttttttttttttttggcggtggggggaaggagtctcgctctgtcacccaggctggaatgcagtggcgccatctccgctcactgcaagctcctcccctcgggtttatgccattctccagccccagcctcccagtagctgggactacaggcgtccgacaccacacacggctaatttttttgtatttttagtagagacagggtgtcaccgtgttctccaggatggtctctattcctgacctcgtgatccgcccgcctcggcctgccaaagtgctgggattagaggcatgagccactgcgcctggctggatttctttttaagagattcaTCATACTTTGACCTGTGCCCCATTTCCCTCCTCCACCTGTCTGACCTGGCGTTCCTatttctggagaccagaagtggGGGGAAGAGAAGGGATGACTGTTTCTTTGCTTTCACCATTCCTGCATGCCATGCAAAGGAAGGAACATTGCGCTTTTAATTATCTGTTTTATTAAGTGGTTACTCTTTCAAggacagaaaaatgcaaatttgtaCAAAACTGGTAGTATTTGTAAGTGCAAGTACTACATGCTGTCTTGTTCTTTTACcaattgcatttgcattttaaggTACTACTGGTACAGCCAcggtggagaacagtttggaggttcctctaaacactgaaaatagaggtgccacatgatccagcaatcccactgttggaTATATACCCCCAAAATAAGAAATGAGTATATCGAAGAaattatctgcactcccatgttggtTGCACTACTGTtgacaatagctaagatttggaagcaacctaagtgtccatcaacagattaatgtattaaagaaaatgtggtagatacacagagtggagtattattcagccctaaaaaagaatgagattcaatCATTTGCAACAAGATGGAAGGAACTGGATAtcattatgttaagggaaataagccaagcatggaAAGGcagacattgcatgttctcacttatttgtgggatctaaaaatcaaaacaattaagtTCATGGACATACTAAGTACTAGGGGGCTGGTGGGGGGACACAGGGCACgggtaatgggtacaaaaacaggcagaaggaatgaataagacatactgtttgatagcacaaGAGGGGGACTCTAgtcaataattgtacattttaaaataactaaaagaatctaattggattgtaacacaaaagatacatGCTTAAAGGGATGGATACCcactctccatgatgtgattagttCATGTTGcattgcctgtatcaaaatatctcatgcaccccataaatatatatgcctattaTATACTCATAAAAatgcttgaaaataaaaataaaggaactacTGAAGGTCAGGTCAGAgtggaaatgcaaaaatactAATTAGAGAAGAATGTGAATACAACAGGAAACCTGTTGGTATTCTATTTATATTGTAAGCAGCAGTTCAATTGTTTTGTAAAAGCAATTTCAATTTTAATCACTGAACTAAAGAAATGGGCAACGCTGACTTCCGTAATATAGGTTCTACCTAACCATCTCTAACACCGCTGTCAAGGAGGACCAGTGTTAAGGCACATTACTAACAaccacacaaatttttaaaagaaaagaacactcTAAGCAGCCTATGGTACTTTGAAATGAAATATTGCCTCTCATTCTCACTTGTGTTGCCATTCCAAAAGTTTGAATTTGCTGAGGTTTATATTCTGGGTATTACATAACCATTGGTTCTATTTGGCATAACCTTATTAAATGGTGCTCAGAGCTGAATTACCTACAGAAACTTTCTGGTTTAATTAGCataaattgttataaatattagTGAGCCCATACTTGTGCGATATAATTAAACCAACTTAATGATTCTCACATAAGGTgtcaatttattttactaatgcATTCATAATCGATGCTTTGTAGCAAcacttttcaaatgtttaaaatgctaAATCTTCTCAATTTTCCAATCTTTTCTTGAGTCTATTAGATACCTATAGTGTAGTTACTGAATAGCTGGGAAACAAATACACCTAGTTAGAAATGGCACTGCTTTATAAAAGGCACTAGAGAAAAGACGAgactatttctatatttaaatgctGCTTGCAAGTGAATTCCTTTGTATATAAATGAAAGATAccattcattaaaatgaaagactTGTTTCAAGTGTGATtcttacatttcattcatttatgataGAGTAAATGGctttataattactttaaaatttaactcaCTAGTACATTAAATCTGTTCATTGCAAGATTAGAATCAACTGTGAGGGGAACTAATTTAAACAAGCCCTTCCTTAGTCTTATTGAGTCTCATATTTGCTGAAACTACCTACAGCTTGCAGGATAAGGGAGTTCACGGACCATAGGGTGAGTGAACCCATGCACAGATTGCAAACTGCCCAGTGTTACAACATTCAGGATTTTTAGACCTTTAATTTTCCAAGTCATAGAAATTTGTTACAGGTTCATCACATCTTTGTCTAAATGGCAACTGAATTTCTTtaaagatatgtttttaaaaaaaggcataaagCTATGAATTATTATCCATTTCTGTGcctctatttttgctttagaattATGGAAGTGGACCCTGTgaatttgggaaacactgttaTGTATACACATAGGTGAAAAACAATCTAACATtgtgtaaataaaaatactttttttaagttgaaaaacaTCCATTTGTTCTAAATCTATATGTATTTTCTGTATCTAGTACAGAATAAGCTGTAACTTCTCATTGAgtaatcttaggttttacagaTATGTAAAGCTGAAGCAACTCTAAAGAGTAGACACTTCAGAACAGGAAGGGTCTGGTCAATGTTGagagtagacactttcactgaaggTTCTGGTGAAATGCGGGTAACTAATTGCTTGAAATCTATAATTTGCTATATAGTTAACTATTAAGTTAAAATGTCATTTACCATGCTTTTTACACTAAAAGCTTTaacttttctgagaaaataatattttaaatgttcaattattACTTCTGAGGAAAGCTACTTCTAGCATTCTTTGTCATGATGTGCTTGTGTGCAGTAAGCAGAGCATTTTCAGCCACTTACCTCTACATTCTTCCTGTTTTTCAATTTCTGATTTAGATTATAAAAGGCAAATGGTTAATTTAATTTGATACTCAGAGTTGTGTTTACCTTTAATGGACAAATATGTGTCAGATACTTTGATGTTTATTGATATGACACCGTGGGGTTAAACAACGCAAGTATGTCCATGTGTTTCTTATAGGGTACACTTGATACTAGTGGTGTTTATGCAGTTCACTTATGTAACTTGAAAATCTGGTACTATTGCATTCAGGACTGAAATCTTGGAGTTTAGGTGTCTTGtctctcattttgaaaataagtgaaagttgagaatgtaaaatctataaagttcatttttttaactaggaaaaaaacacaaattaatgacagacaccaAATTACAAATCCaaaaagctcagagaacaccaagcaggatgaatattttaaaaatatacctaggaatatcatattcaaactgtagAAAACCTGTAACaaagataaaagattaaaataaggcagaggaagaaacacagtgtctacagagaaacagacatAAGAATTACATTGGACTCCTGTTTAGAATCCATGCAAGTAAGAAGTGTTGAAAAAATTAGATTACAGTGGGTATTTATTATCCAAGTATTCATTATCTAAAActgcaaagcaaaaataattgtaACAAGAACACATTCACTAGCAATCTGAGCACTCATGATATTAGTGTCTGTTCTGGAGAGAATTATGTCCCCCCAGAATTCCTAACCTGAAGCCCTATCtcccagtgtgactgtatttggagaaggaGCTTTTAAGAAGGTAAAGGTTAAATACGGGCAAAAGGGTAAGGCCCTAATCTGTTAGGACTGGGGTCATCATCCAAAAAGGTAGAGACACAAgagatatctctctctctcttctctctctctctgcccccctccttctctctccctccgtctctccctctctctctccctctctctctccctccctccttctctctccctccctctctccctctctctctccctctctctctccctctccccacatacATTTGTTAAATTGAGGTTTTTTGTTAGAACATCTATAGTGGCATTTTAATATAGTGTTACtctacttaaaacacacacacacacacacacacacacatacatttttgataaattcttttttgaggataaggccgggcatggtggctcacacctgtaatctcagcacttggcgGGATTATcatctgaggtgggtggatcatctgaggtcaggggttcaagaccagcctggccaacatggtgaaacccgtctctattaaaaatacaaaaaattagctgggtgtgggggcaggcacctgtaattccatttACTCAgaatgctgaagcaggagagtcccttgaacccaggaggcggaggttgtggtgagccgagattgcaccattgcactccagcctgggcagcaagagcaaaaatccgtctcaagaaaaatacaataaaataaaaataaaaaaacacaaaactgggaTGTGTCCCTGTCTTTTAGGCAGATATACTTTACCATTACTAAAATTGAGCTTCAGAAACATTAAGCATGCTACACAAACTTAGCTGGAAATGAATACTGAAATGGAAGTTTGAATCCAAGATGATTTCTTTTCAATCCCATGCTAATGCCGTTAACTCCTATAGACCCTTCTcaggggcagccagagagacaCTAGCCCACTGATGGACGGACAGACGTGGGCAGGGTCCGTGTCACTAAACCACCCACCACTGCCACAGCTGCCTACAACAGACACATCAGATGACACTGCAggcaaataaatgattttcacTGAGGACTTACTGGTTTTAATAATAGGTCCTGGTGTAGAGAAGTCCCTCAACCTATTGTGCAATGAGTTTTGAGAAACGGGTAAGCTGtatgttttgtggttttgtttcatAAATGCATCTACAGGAAGACCAATATTGACTGAATGAAGCTTTCATTTAAAGGGCTAAAATatgctttgtgtttttatatgtggATACTACTTTAAACCTAATGACTATTTATTGTATCATAGCTTGTGATGTATTCTGCTCATGGCTTTTAAGGTAAATTGTGCCATGATCCACTGCCATTCTAATTGCTTTAACAAGTCATTACCACACTACTGTTACATCTTAATTATGCATACAGACAGGTAGACTTATTTTACATATGTGAACTAACTAGTTGTCAAAGCAAATGCAGATTGTATTCTGCAAGTaaaatctttttctctctgaaatttcTAGCGATGTTCTTTAAGTGAAATTCATATTCAAACTGAAGATTTTAGTTACAAGAACTGAGTGCAGATTAAAGTCTTTTTGTGATTCAAACATAGTCAAGAGTACAACTGTGATATTTCATGGAAGTTGTGCAATAAAATGTCTCTAACCTGCGAACAAATCTATCAAGCAGACGGCACAGTACTGAATTTGAAACCAGAAATACTGGGTTTTTATATAAATGCTTCATAGATTCGTTTTATGATAAAGGGCACATAACTCTCCTAAACCTCACACCATCTCTTGAATAGGGATAATAAGTCCACATCAATGCTGATGCCTTAGCTATTATTAAACTCTTACAGTATGATGTAAAGTGAAAGTACAATGTAAGATCATTCCTAGGCCAACTTTGACCAGTTTTATACAGAAACATGTGCCAACTTTTCTGTTTGCAAGGATAATATCAAAGAAAACACCAGAAAGTTATATCTTTGATGCattttttcaaaatcatacaCATAATACACAAACCAAagacaaatgataaatattatgtcagaaaatataaagtcttcccctttcttcttttgcCAAGAAAGTCcaatattttcaccatttttatgCACACAATCAACTTTATTTAAGCTGGAAGTTAATGtctcattgttttcattgttCTAAATAAACACCTTTTCCCTTGAGTATTGTTCTAAAAATTTTGAAGTTGTGTGAAaaattttgttctgatttttcacatttgtgcTAATCATATGTGAAAAGGAACACAGATGGTATTTAATTatgaacatgaaaagatgttaaatgtcattagtcattagaaatttgcaaattaagaccacaatgaCTAACACATATATacaagaatagctaaaataaaaataaaacatcaaatgcTGGGGAGCATGAGTAAAAACTGGAGCTTTCACACATGactggttggaatgtaaaatcGTACAGCTATGCCAAAAAGGAGTATAGTAGTTTCTTAAGAAACTAAAGGAACCTGAGTCCCCAGGCCTGCAGTCTGGGCCAAGGTCACTGGCCCTGGATCAATCAGGATGGGGTTCAGGGGCCTTCCTGGGGCCATCCACTGTCCAAGTTGCCCTTTGGTGGTCTCGTCTGCCCCTCAGCCCTGAGCACGTCCATCTGTCCCTCCAATCCTCCCTGTCACGGGACATCTGTCACAGAGCCATGCGCTATCTCCTGCTTTCTGGAGATGCCAACTGCCTGGGGTGCTCTTAGCCGTGCCCTCCCCATCTCTGGGTCCTGACCAAGGTGCTCTAATGGACACCCCCAACCCAGGTCTCAGAGAGCTGACAGCACCCTGGGTCCCTGAAGCTGAGATCCAGCAAGACACACGTGGCCTGAGAGTCCCACTCTCTGGCTGGCAGAACCCAGAGGTGGGAGCACACTGGAGTGTCCTTCAGGGTGTCTTCACCCCATGAGAGGGCTGGAGGCTTTGGGAGTTTGCAGCTGGCAGGAGTCAGGGCCCAGTCCCCTAACTCTGATGCGTCCTTGGTCAgatcctgtgcctcagcctgcagggCCTATTGCGGTCACCAGGTTAATGTGTTCCCTTAG encodes the following:
- the LOC134808426 gene encoding ankyrin repeat domain-containing protein SOWAHC-like, whose protein sequence is MAAGSSGTGMGWRGSPGWPSDRSQHCPRASSACASAAFTIPSLKQRSPKCSTGRAELGKGEPSPCTGRPERRRRRKSSPAPPAPTPDAGPQTSEDLEPPPHGCQEADRGSSWGATAPRPFRQNLSDLGRRSALPLKRNLCPGGSSLGAPPPRTRQRRVTLAAQGWLSRPRRRAVGLGELDQEARLAALGLRWGVDSLGGCRRASRPAGHSGLHHSLTCLRRHLALQAGASGHAGQLPQRASAAWEQQGQSYTALHLAAMYLGDGEAASGDIGRRCGYQGLHWEKGLPACESEHHRRD